Proteins from a genomic interval of Rubinisphaera italica:
- a CDS encoding HU family DNA-binding protein — MTKKEIVKAISEELGLTQLQTKAIVQKTFESIIDTLVEDPKHRIELRNFGVFEVKKRAARKARNPRTNERVDVEEKYVVTFKPGKEMEERVSQLMLDKERQAAESENVSASAEISPSTPIESTPTAPLSDVPPESSPAEEIAEIESPPVSSPYNQ; from the coding sequence GTGACTAAAAAAGAGATTGTGAAGGCGATTTCTGAAGAACTCGGCCTGACGCAATTGCAAACGAAAGCGATCGTGCAGAAGACGTTCGAGTCGATCATCGATACGCTGGTGGAAGATCCCAAGCATCGCATCGAACTGCGTAACTTCGGCGTTTTTGAAGTGAAAAAACGTGCCGCCCGGAAAGCTCGTAATCCCCGCACGAATGAACGGGTCGATGTCGAAGAGAAGTACGTCGTGACCTTCAAGCCGGGCAAAGAGATGGAAGAACGCGTCAGCCAGCTGATGCTCGATAAAGAACGCCAGGCCGCTGAAAGCGAAAACGTTTCTGCATCAGCAGAAATCAGTCCTTCGACTCCCATTGAATCGACTCCAACTGCACCACTTTCCGATGTGCCACCAGAAAGTTCACCGGCTGAAGAGATTGCAGAAATCGAATCTCCACCGGTTTCTTCGCCTTATAATCAGTAG
- a CDS encoding serine/threonine protein kinase, producing the protein MDFSSSKGLAKELVVMRLITKDQANASLRKLGGKNKTGSDLLDVMLETSVLTPFQVESIKRLDTDVLILGGCKLLYPNAAGSFARVFRAEEIETGKVVAVKLLRHRWVNDPETVDLFRREAELGMKLKHPNIVPIHSVGSENGYHFFIMDFVQGGNLKDFVQIRKQIEPAETVKYAIDMARGLEYALKLGFTHRDLKMTNVVFSVDGSAKLIDFGLATDDELLEKVGDGGVQHALEYSTLEKKTGAPRNDPRSDLFFLGTILYEMLLGEPPYPRTRSREERKQITRYRNIRALSDAMPGCPRQVSFIIDRLLHINPDERYQSPTELLTDLMEAKAKLDMTAAAQQKDEESGELELPEEVILMCIERRPREQDVLRDYFNRHGFRVLVISDVERAVRRINTDPPHIVLCMTTLRNGENLQDVYEDLIAAVSIKRIPTLMMVADVDADHKIPAGRETIIHLRPQPMALRDMRKELTIVGQQAGIIPKEVPK; encoded by the coding sequence ATGGATTTCAGCTCATCGAAGGGACTGGCCAAAGAACTTGTTGTCATGCGGCTGATCACTAAAGATCAGGCGAATGCCAGCCTGCGTAAACTGGGTGGCAAGAATAAGACCGGCTCCGACCTGCTCGATGTGATGCTTGAAACGTCCGTACTCACGCCATTTCAGGTTGAAAGTATCAAACGACTCGATACCGATGTGCTCATTCTGGGTGGCTGTAAGTTGCTCTATCCCAATGCCGCAGGAAGTTTTGCACGGGTGTTTCGAGCAGAAGAAATTGAGACTGGAAAAGTCGTAGCCGTCAAATTGCTTCGGCATCGATGGGTTAATGATCCCGAAACAGTCGATTTGTTTCGGCGCGAAGCTGAACTCGGGATGAAACTGAAGCATCCGAATATCGTGCCGATTCACAGTGTTGGTTCTGAGAACGGCTATCACTTTTTCATCATGGATTTTGTTCAGGGAGGCAATCTCAAGGATTTCGTACAGATCCGCAAACAGATTGAACCTGCAGAAACCGTGAAATATGCGATTGATATGGCTCGAGGTCTCGAGTATGCCCTCAAGCTCGGGTTTACGCATCGCGATTTGAAAATGACCAATGTCGTTTTCAGCGTCGATGGGTCGGCCAAATTGATCGATTTCGGTTTGGCAACCGATGACGAATTGCTTGAAAAAGTTGGTGATGGAGGCGTCCAGCATGCTCTCGAATATTCGACACTGGAAAAGAAAACCGGAGCCCCCCGTAACGATCCCCGTAGCGATTTGTTCTTTCTGGGAACCATCCTTTATGAAATGTTACTGGGAGAACCGCCTTATCCTCGAACTCGCAGTCGAGAAGAACGCAAACAGATTACCCGCTATCGAAATATTCGTGCACTGAGCGATGCAATGCCCGGCTGCCCGAGGCAGGTTTCATTTATTATTGATCGTCTACTTCACATCAATCCTGATGAACGTTATCAGTCCCCGACCGAATTACTAACCGATTTGATGGAAGCAAAAGCTAAGCTCGATATGACTGCGGCGGCTCAGCAGAAAGATGAGGAATCGGGAGAATTGGAACTGCCTGAGGAAGTGATTCTGATGTGCATCGAACGCCGCCCTCGTGAGCAGGATGTCCTGCGAGATTATTTCAATCGGCATGGTTTTCGGGTGCTCGTTATTTCTGATGTCGAACGAGCAGTCAGGCGGATAAATACTGATCCGCCTCACATCGTTCTGTGTATGACGACCCTTCGGAATGGAGAAAATCTACAGGATGTCTACGAAGATTTGATTGCTGCTGTCTCGATCAAACGCATTCCGACCTTGATGATGGTTGCGGATGTGGATGCCGATCACAAAATACCAGCAGGTCGCGAAACCATTATTCATCTTCGTCCACAGCCAATGGCCTTAAGGGATATGCGAAAAGAATTAACAATTGTCGGTCAGCAGGCGGGGATTATTCCTAAAGAAGTCCCGAAATAA
- a CDS encoding radical SAM/SPASM domain-containing protein has product MYLRLAKRILMESDKRLLWKLFYNMGLKGSRSVQLHKRRMKKGEYFPPFLYVSIINSCNLRCQGCWVDVAHKQQRIEPEAFHRLVNESKAEGNVFFGIVGGEPFMHSGLLDMLAEHPDCYFQVFTNGHFITDEVAKRLRKLGNVTPLISVEGNEIVSDERRGRAGVYDKTIDGIQNCLNNKIFTGVCTSLCQTNIDDLLQESWVDRLIEMGVMYTWFHVYRPMGPNSSPDLCLTPEQQLRARKFVVEMRAKKPIIIVDAYFDGEGGALCPAATGITHHINPWGDVEPCPIIQFSTDSIHEEGRTIKEKINGSAFLREFRELAADTTRGCIVLERPDLLANLVEKHGAKDVTARKTALPELKAMTVRTSQYNPGSEVPEKSWAYRIAKRFFFNDFNVYKGKDHSKASAPAMIQRGETIAANGSSSGQTSTLVELETGSLNSQ; this is encoded by the coding sequence ATGTACCTTCGGTTGGCCAAGCGAATTCTCATGGAAAGTGATAAACGCTTGCTGTGGAAATTGTTCTACAACATGGGGCTGAAAGGGAGCCGCTCGGTTCAGTTGCATAAAAGACGGATGAAAAAAGGCGAGTACTTCCCCCCATTTCTGTACGTATCCATCATCAACAGCTGCAATTTGCGGTGTCAGGGATGCTGGGTCGATGTCGCTCACAAACAACAGCGAATTGAGCCGGAAGCCTTTCATCGGCTTGTGAATGAATCCAAAGCCGAGGGGAATGTCTTTTTCGGCATCGTTGGTGGTGAACCGTTCATGCACAGCGGCTTGCTCGATATGCTCGCCGAACACCCCGATTGTTATTTCCAGGTCTTTACGAATGGTCATTTCATAACCGATGAAGTTGCCAAACGACTGCGTAAACTGGGAAATGTCACGCCGCTGATCAGTGTTGAAGGCAACGAAATCGTCAGCGATGAACGTCGCGGGCGGGCGGGTGTTTATGACAAAACGATCGATGGTATTCAGAATTGCCTGAACAATAAAATCTTCACTGGAGTTTGCACCAGTCTTTGCCAGACGAATATTGACGATCTGCTGCAGGAATCGTGGGTCGATCGCCTGATCGAGATGGGCGTGATGTACACCTGGTTTCACGTTTATCGTCCGATGGGCCCGAATTCGTCTCCCGATTTATGTCTGACTCCCGAACAGCAACTCCGCGCTCGCAAGTTCGTTGTCGAGATGCGTGCCAAAAAGCCAATCATCATTGTCGATGCCTACTTCGATGGCGAAGGGGGCGCGCTCTGCCCGGCTGCGACGGGAATCACGCATCACATCAATCCATGGGGCGATGTCGAACCCTGCCCGATCATTCAATTCAGTACCGATTCGATCCACGAAGAAGGCCGAACGATCAAAGAAAAAATCAACGGCTCGGCTTTCCTGCGAGAATTCCGCGAACTGGCAGCCGACACCACCCGAGGCTGCATTGTGCTTGAACGTCCCGACCTGCTGGCAAATCTTGTCGAAAAGCACGGCGCCAAAGATGTGACTGCCCGCAAGACGGCTCTCCCGGAACTGAAGGCGATGACCGTTCGCACCTCTCAATACAATCCCGGCAGTGAAGTTCCGGAAAAGAGCTGGGCTTATCGCATTGCAAAACGCTTCTTCTTCAACGATTTCAATGTCTATAAGGGGAAGGATCACTCCAAGGCTTCTGCTCCGGCCATGATTCAACGTGGTGAAAC
- a CDS encoding dihydroorotate dehydrogenase, with protein sequence MTDTSLNVTLGRLRLRNPILTASGTFGYAREMAPFVDFKELGGIIPKTVTREARIGNPPPRTIETASGMLNSIGLDNDGLDVFIQKHIPYLQELDTAVIANIAGRSVEDYQTMAAKLAPFEKLAGLELNISCPNVSGGVDYGTNPESTEEVVRAVRNACDHPIIAKLTPNITNIVPIADAAKRGGADAVSLINTLQGMAINWRTRKPILGNIMGGLSGPAIKPVALRIVHQVKRAVDIPIIGVGGISSIDDVMEFLVTGASAVQVGTATFFNPSVSGTLTQQLRSVMQEQGIERLEDFIGTLRIDQQPRSPVMESTNIAKN encoded by the coding sequence GTGACTGATACTTCCCTGAATGTGACCTTGGGACGACTTCGTCTCCGAAATCCAATCCTGACCGCGTCCGGCACGTTCGGATATGCACGGGAAATGGCTCCCTTCGTCGATTTCAAAGAGCTCGGCGGCATCATCCCCAAAACAGTCACCCGGGAAGCCCGAATTGGAAATCCGCCGCCTCGCACTATCGAAACTGCATCGGGCATGCTCAATTCTATCGGGCTCGATAACGACGGACTTGATGTCTTCATCCAGAAGCATATCCCTTACCTGCAGGAACTCGATACGGCTGTCATTGCGAATATCGCCGGTCGAAGTGTCGAAGATTACCAGACGATGGCCGCAAAACTGGCACCTTTCGAGAAGCTGGCGGGGCTCGAACTGAATATCTCCTGTCCGAATGTAAGTGGTGGAGTCGATTACGGTACAAATCCCGAATCGACGGAAGAAGTTGTGAGAGCTGTCCGCAATGCGTGCGATCATCCCATCATCGCCAAATTGACGCCCAATATCACGAATATCGTCCCGATTGCCGATGCTGCCAAACGAGGCGGAGCCGATGCGGTTTCACTGATCAATACTCTCCAGGGAATGGCGATTAACTGGCGAACCCGAAAACCGATTCTCGGAAACATTATGGGCGGTTTGAGTGGACCAGCTATCAAACCTGTTGCATTACGGATCGTTCATCAAGTCAAGCGAGCCGTTGATATTCCGATTATTGGTGTCGGAGGCATATCAAGCATCGATGATGTGATGGAGTTTCTGGTCACAGGGGCTTCAGCAGTGCAGGTCGGCACGGCTACTTTTTTCAATCCCTCTGTCAGTGGCACATTAACGCAACAACTACGCAGTGTGATGCAGGAACAAGGTATAGAACGTCTCGAAGATTTCATCGGAACCTTACGCATCGACCAGCAACCGCGATCTCCTGTGATGGAATCGACCAATATTGCCAAAAATTAA